A stretch of the Panicum virgatum strain AP13 chromosome 9N, P.virgatum_v5, whole genome shotgun sequence genome encodes the following:
- the LOC120688132 gene encoding peroxidase 57-like: MASAARMWASALMVVLAVLSLAASGSAQLRYGFYKGKCNASDVEAVVQGIVKARFAREAPIVAYLLRLQFHECAVNGCDGGLLIDGPGTEKTAGPNLSVKGYDLIAAIKAELERRCPGVVSCSDIEILATRDAVALAGGPAYAVRTGRRDRRQSRASDVKLPAADYTAAQAVAYFSRLGMTAYETVVLLGAHTVGATHCSAIKNSRLYGYGGKPGATDPRMDPATASVYKKWVCPNVSSSDGNAVFLDDQWSALKVDNHYYKNLQLHRGVLPCDQNLYSDGSTRWIIDQLASNSGLFQSAFGQVLVKLSEVNVLTGAQGEIRKVCNKFN; the protein is encoded by the exons ATGGCCTCGGCAGCGCGCATGTGGGCGTCGGCTCTGATGGTGGTTCTCGCGGTGCTGTCGCTGGCCGCCAGCGGCAGCGCGCAGCTACGGTACGGGTTCTACAAAGGCAAGTGCAACGCCAGCGACGTGGAGGCGGTGGTACAGGGCATCGTCAAGGCCCGCTTCGCCCGCGAGGCCCCCATCGTCGCCTACCTCCTCCGCTTGCAGTTCCACGAGTGTGCCGTCAAT GGGTGCGACGGCGGTCTACTAATCGACGGCCCCGGCACGGAGAAGACGGCGGGACCGAACCTGAGCGTCAAGGGCTACGACCTCATCGCGGCCATCAAGGCGGAGCTGGAGCGGCGGTGCCCCGGCGTGGTGTCCTGCTCCGACATCGAGATCCTCGCCACCCGGGACGCCGTGGCGCTGGCCGGCGGGCCGGCGTACGCCGTGCGCACGGGGCGCAGGGACCGCCGGCAGTCTCGGGCCTCCGACGTCAAGCTCCCGGCGGCCGACtacacggcggcgcaggcggtcgCGTATTTCTCCAGGCTGGGGATGACCGCGTACGAGACGGTGGTGCTTCTGGGCGCGCACACCGTGGGTGCCACGCACTGCAGCGCCATCAAGAACAGCCGGCTGTACGGGTACGGCGGCAAGCCCGGCGCCACCGACCCCAGAATGGACCCGGCCACCGCGTCGGTGTACAAGAAGTGGGTGTGCCCGAACGTGTCGTCGTCGGACGGCAACGCCGTGTTCCTGGACGACCAGTGGAGCGCCCTGAAGGTGGACAACCACTACTACAAGAACCTGCAGCTCCACCGTGGCGTGCTCCCGTGCGACCAGAACCTGTACAGCGACGGCTCCACGAGGTGGATCATCGATCAGCTGGCCAGCAACAGCGGACTCTTCCAGTCGGCGTTCGGGCAGGTGCTCGTGAAGCTCAGCGAGGTCAACGTGCTCACCGGCGCACAGGGCGAGATCCGCAAGGTCTGCAACAAGTTCAACTGA